A section of the Gemmatimonadota bacterium genome encodes:
- a CDS encoding protein-L-isoaspartate(D-aspartate) O-methyltransferase produces MLLACASESDPSASTADTEGRDGVVQAAATSTAAADTAWTPPQPRSVHERQRERTRMVEVVLGKSPMVTDGAVIRAMMDAPRHVFVHEQTRRIAYDDTPLPIGLGQTISQPYIVAYMTELLEIDPASKVLEIGTGSGYQAAVLAHITPHVYTMEIIEPLLDRARGLLAEEGYDTVQTRHGDGYYGWPEAGPYDAIIVTCAAGHLPPLLWSQLKPGGRIVIPIGEMTGVQRLVVVRKTADGERSSRTVMPVRFVPMTGRVEQ; encoded by the coding sequence ATGTTGTTGGCGTGTGCATCGGAATCGGATCCTTCGGCGTCGACCGCGGACACTGAAGGCCGCGATGGAGTAGTTCAGGCCGCGGCCACGTCCACCGCCGCCGCCGACACGGCCTGGACGCCGCCGCAGCCCCGCTCCGTCCATGAGCGGCAGCGGGAGCGGACACGCATGGTCGAGGTGGTCCTGGGCAAGTCGCCCATGGTCACGGATGGCGCCGTAATCCGGGCCATGATGGACGCACCCCGCCACGTGTTCGTCCACGAGCAGACGCGGCGCATCGCCTACGACGACACGCCTCTGCCCATCGGCCTCGGGCAGACCATCTCCCAGCCCTACATCGTGGCGTACATGACCGAGTTACTCGAAATCGATCCGGCTTCAAAGGTACTGGAGATCGGTACCGGTTCGGGTTACCAGGCCGCCGTGCTTGCCCACATTACGCCCCACGTGTATACCATGGAGATCATCGAACCTCTGCTGGACCGGGCCCGCGGACTGCTCGCCGAGGAGGGGTACGACACCGTTCAGACGCGTCACGGAGACGGTTATTACGGGTGGCCGGAGGCGGGGCCCTACGACGCCATCATCGTCACCTGCGCGGCCGGACACCTGCCGCCGCTCCTGTGGTCCCAGCTCAAGCCCGGCGGCCGGATCGTCATACCCATCGGCGAGATGACGGGTGTGCAGCGGCTCGTCGTGGTCCGCAAGACGGCGGACGGAGAGCGCTCCTCCCGCACTGTGATGCCCGTTCGCTTCGTGCCCATGACCGGCCGGGTCGAACAGTGA
- the dgoD gene encoding galactonate dehydratase, whose product MKITRFEVIPLKQRGLLLKVHTDSELVGYGSPMNYEHGRTVTRAIHDMEDYLRGRDPRQIEDHWQTLFRSSYSRQMPILLSALSGIEHACLDILGKSLDVPVWRLLGGSCRDRVRVYASVGGPSPEAYAKHARARVAEGYTALKCTPFPDPVRYVDTPAAMERIVARVATIREAVGPEIDVAVDFHRAVSPAMARRLLKELEPLKPMFVEEPAHPENVDALLEITRCTTIPIATGERNTTRWGFRELVEKKAAAILQPDVRHCGGILEMKKVAALAEVHYVAMAPHSAADPVGVAASLQAMAGTPNFLIQEYGGGGGDTLFTRPLVFKDGFVELPQGPGLGIEISEEGLAANTAVSWPLRNMRRDPDDRSYSDI is encoded by the coding sequence ATGAAGATCACGCGGTTCGAGGTCATTCCCCTGAAGCAGCGCGGCCTGCTGCTCAAGGTGCATACCGATTCGGAACTCGTGGGCTACGGGTCTCCCATGAACTACGAGCACGGCCGGACGGTCACCCGGGCCATCCATGACATGGAGGACTATCTCCGCGGCCGCGACCCCCGGCAGATCGAGGACCACTGGCAGACACTCTTTCGTTCGAGTTACAGCCGCCAGATGCCTATCCTGCTCTCCGCGCTGAGCGGTATCGAACACGCCTGTCTCGATATCCTCGGCAAGTCGCTGGACGTGCCGGTGTGGCGACTGCTGGGCGGTTCCTGCCGGGATCGCGTCCGGGTCTACGCGTCCGTCGGCGGTCCGTCGCCGGAAGCCTACGCGAAGCACGCCCGGGCGCGGGTAGCGGAAGGGTACACCGCGCTCAAGTGCACCCCGTTTCCCGATCCGGTGCGTTACGTGGATACGCCGGCGGCCATGGAGCGCATCGTCGCCCGCGTCGCCACGATCCGCGAGGCCGTGGGACCGGAGATCGACGTGGCCGTGGATTTCCACCGGGCGGTCAGTCCGGCCATGGCCAGACGCCTGCTGAAGGAACTGGAACCCCTTAAGCCGATGTTCGTGGAGGAACCCGCCCATCCGGAGAACGTCGACGCCCTGCTCGAGATCACCCGCTGCACCACCATCCCCATCGCCACCGGCGAGCGGAACACGACCCGCTGGGGGTTCCGGGAACTGGTGGAGAAGAAGGCCGCCGCGATTCTCCAGCCCGACGTGCGCCACTGCGGGGGTATCCTGGAGATGAAGAAGGTCGCGGCCCTGGCCGAGGTTCACTACGTGGCCATGGCGCCCCACTCCGCCGCCGATCCGGTGGGCGTGGCCGCGTCCCTGCAGGCCATGGCCGGCACGCCCAATTTCCTGATCCAGGAATACGGCGGCGGTGGCGGCGATACGCTCTTTACCCGGCCCCTGGTGTTCAAGGACGGTTTCGTCGAGCTGCCGCAGGGGCCCGGACTGGGCATCGAGATCTCGGAGGAAGGCCTCGCGGCCAACACGGCCGTGTCCTGGCCGCTCCGCAACATGCGCCGCGATCCGGACGATCGGTCCTATTCCGACATCTGA
- a CDS encoding NAD(P)-dependent oxidoreductase, which produces MKNVLLLGASGNIAPFIIPGLEKHYNLSLADIRPHPGGKATMHVDMGDYGQVLEAARGMDAIMNWTVVRQDPVASFAVSVRGAWHVMKAAAELGIEKVLHTGPEIIIPGYLHDHDIGDVPQAPGTAYYMLTKHLAMEICKIYARKYRIHTVCYQFNGLGPMPEEPVRNADHPPFTIVYDDLVEACRLALEIEEVPDYFQAFNMGSYLQQGKYTIDKARRILGYEPRTNPQRFYRRPVAAG; this is translated from the coding sequence ATGAAAAACGTCCTCCTCCTGGGCGCCTCCGGCAATATCGCGCCATTCATCATCCCCGGCCTCGAAAAACACTACAATCTGAGCCTGGCCGATATCCGTCCCCATCCCGGCGGAAAGGCCACCATGCACGTGGACATGGGCGATTACGGGCAGGTGCTTGAAGCCGCCCGCGGCATGGACGCGATCATGAACTGGACCGTGGTCCGACAGGACCCCGTGGCGAGTTTCGCCGTGTCCGTCCGGGGCGCCTGGCACGTGATGAAGGCCGCGGCGGAGCTCGGTATCGAGAAGGTCCTGCACACGGGGCCGGAGATTATCATCCCCGGCTACCTCCACGACCACGACATCGGCGACGTGCCCCAGGCGCCGGGCACGGCGTACTACATGCTGACCAAGCACCTGGCCATGGAGATCTGCAAAATTTACGCCCGCAAGTACCGTATACACACCGTGTGCTACCAGTTCAACGGACTGGGCCCGATGCCCGAAGAGCCGGTCAGAAATGCCGACCATCCGCCCTTCACCATCGTCTACGACGACCTGGTGGAGGCCTGCCGGCTGGCCCTGGAGATCGAGGAGGTGCCGGACTACTTTCAGGCCTTCAACATGGGCAGCTACCTGCAGCAGGGCAAGTACACCATCGACAAAGCCCGGCGCATCCTCGGCTACGAACCCCGGACCAATCCCCAGCGGTTCTACCGGCGGCCGGTGGCGGCAGGATGA
- a CDS encoding aspartate aminotransferase family protein: protein MSQSALIERAERVFVGGGNGEFRLPPEANLVVTRGEGAKIYDTAGKTYIDFLLGSGPMILGHAHPEVVDAVTRQVARGTTFMALNEPAIELAERVADASPCGEKVRLVITGSESMQFALRAARAFTGRDRCLRFEGGWHGVSDAALHGARTLEPGAYPATLPDGGGIPRSWSADMLAVPFNDVERATEIVERHHDELAAIVIEPLQRCILPRPGFFEAMRALCDQYGIVLIFDEIVTGFRMAWGGAQERYGVTADLATYGKTISGGYPLAAMCGRADVMDVMNGWRPADDPKRVIASGTFNGYPVGAVAGLATLDVLERPGTYERLFAMGDRITREITAMGARHSVPLLVGGEGPVLQVLFTDEREIVDYGSMFRADKQKAYVFGVEMIKRGLFVSPYEKIYLSLVHTDGHIDRLLESAEEVLRDVIAKMD, encoded by the coding sequence ATGTCGCAATCCGCATTGATCGAACGGGCCGAACGGGTCTTCGTGGGCGGAGGGAACGGAGAATTCCGCCTTCCGCCCGAAGCCAACCTGGTCGTGACCCGCGGCGAGGGCGCAAAGATATACGACACCGCGGGAAAGACGTACATCGACTTTCTCCTGGGTTCCGGTCCAATGATCCTCGGTCACGCCCATCCCGAAGTGGTGGATGCGGTGACCCGCCAGGTCGCGCGCGGGACGACCTTCATGGCCCTCAACGAACCGGCCATCGAGCTGGCCGAACGGGTGGCCGACGCCTCGCCCTGCGGGGAGAAGGTCCGCCTGGTCATCACCGGTTCCGAATCGATGCAGTTCGCCCTGCGGGCGGCCCGGGCCTTCACCGGCCGCGACCGCTGCCTGCGCTTCGAAGGGGGCTGGCACGGGGTGAGCGATGCGGCGCTGCACGGGGCGCGGACGCTGGAGCCCGGCGCCTATCCTGCCACGTTGCCGGACGGCGGCGGTATTCCCCGGAGCTGGTCGGCGGACATGCTCGCCGTGCCCTTCAACGACGTGGAGCGGGCTACCGAAATCGTGGAACGCCACCACGATGAGCTTGCCGCGATCGTCATCGAGCCCCTTCAGCGGTGCATCCTGCCCCGGCCGGGTTTTTTCGAGGCGATGCGGGCACTTTGCGACCAGTACGGCATCGTCCTCATCTTCGACGAGATCGTCACGGGTTTCCGCATGGCCTGGGGCGGGGCGCAGGAACGCTACGGCGTGACCGCGGACCTGGCTACCTACGGAAAGACGATCAGCGGCGGCTATCCCCTGGCCGCCATGTGCGGACGGGCCGACGTGATGGACGTCATGAACGGCTGGCGACCGGCGGACGATCCGAAGCGGGTCATCGCCTCCGGCACCTTCAACGGCTATCCCGTGGGCGCCGTCGCCGGGCTGGCCACCCTCGACGTGCTGGAACGTCCCGGGACCTACGAACGGCTCTTTGCCATGGGCGACCGCATCACCCGGGAGATCACGGCCATGGGCGCGCGGCATTCGGTCCCCCTGCTCGTCGGCGGCGAAGGCCCCGTGCTCCAGGTGCTGTTCACCGACGAACGGGAGATCGTCGACTACGGTTCCATGTTCCGTGCCGACAAGCAGAAGGCCTATGTCTTCGGCGTCGAGATGATCAAGCGGGGGCTCTTCGTCAGTCCCTACGAGAAGATCTACCTGTCCCTCGTGCACACGGACGGCCACATCGACCGGCTTCTCGAGTCGGCGGAAGAGGTGCTGCGGGACGTGATCGCTAAAATGGACTGA
- a CDS encoding histidinol-phosphate transaminase, producing the protein MSNTPYRLHYNENPLGPSPLVMDRIRAHLAGLSLYPPRDDEALRNRLAAFYGRGVTPAHLFSTYSGSEALDLIARVYLASGDEVIVCGPTFHVYERTAAWQDAKVVDVPLDPEDFSVRVDAVMEAVTARTRLVYLGNPNNPTGSIVTRDDMDRLYRGLPGGVTLVSDEVYHQFVTRPDYPDSPADAVAGRNVIVLHSFSKVYGLAGLRVGVVISRPDIVERLAGLRRTFHLGSLEMEAAVAAIEDQDHVAQSVALAERGKKTLYAAFDRLGVVCWPSEGNFVLFRTPVPADELTARMADRGILVGSGSRFGLTHSIRVSVGHPEANAAFISALESILADHRQPV; encoded by the coding sequence ATGTCGAATACTCCCTACCGACTGCATTACAACGAGAACCCGCTCGGTCCGTCCCCGCTGGTGATGGACCGGATCAGGGCTCATCTGGCCGGACTCAGCCTCTATCCGCCCAGGGACGATGAAGCGCTGAGAAACCGCCTCGCGGCGTTTTATGGCAGGGGCGTAACGCCGGCCCACCTGTTCTCGACCTACAGCGGATCCGAAGCCCTGGACCTCATCGCCCGGGTCTACCTGGCGTCCGGCGACGAGGTCATCGTATGCGGGCCCACGTTTCACGTATACGAACGGACGGCCGCGTGGCAGGATGCGAAAGTCGTCGACGTACCCCTGGACCCCGAAGATTTCAGCGTCCGGGTGGACGCGGTCATGGAGGCGGTGACGGCCCGGACGCGCCTGGTCTACCTGGGCAATCCCAACAATCCGACGGGCTCCATCGTTACCCGGGACGACATGGACCGGCTTTACCGGGGCCTGCCCGGTGGCGTGACCCTGGTTTCCGACGAGGTGTACCATCAGTTCGTGACCCGCCCGGACTATCCGGATTCGCCCGCCGATGCCGTGGCCGGGCGCAACGTGATCGTCCTACACTCTTTTTCGAAGGTCTACGGGCTGGCCGGCCTTCGCGTCGGCGTGGTCATATCCCGTCCCGACATCGTCGAACGCCTGGCGGGACTTCGCCGGACCTTTCACCTGGGTTCGCTCGAGATGGAGGCGGCCGTCGCGGCCATCGAGGACCAGGACCACGTCGCGCAATCGGTGGCGCTGGCGGAGCGAGGCAAGAAAACGCTCTACGCGGCCTTCGACCGGCTGGGTGTCGTTTGCTGGCCGAGTGAAGGCAACTTCGTGCTTTTCCGGACGCCGGTCCCCGCCGACGAGCTGACGGCGCGCATGGCCGACCGGGGCATACTCGTGGGATCGGGCAGCCGTTTCGGCCTGACGCACAGCATCCGGGTCAGTGTCGGCCATCCGGAGGCGAACGCGGCCTTCATATCGGCGCTGGAGAGCATCCTGGCCGACCACAGGCAGCCCGTGTAA
- the dapA gene encoding 4-hydroxy-tetrahydrodipicolinate synthase, producing MRGSIVPVVTPFKNGSLDLDGLAGLVEWQISSGSHGVSVQGTTGEPGSLSLEERKEVIRAAAAAVDGRVPFVPGSASTNHEESVELSRFAQANGADALLFIAPYYSRPGQEGIFRHFDALAKCVDLPVILYNIPGRTAVNIEIDTVARLKEANDNLIGVKESNKDFEHINRLLHRMGRDFLVYSGIELLCYPILAIGGAGFVSATGNLMPAEVARLYDLVQEGKWLEARELHYHMMTLNDAVFMEINPVPVKTALGMMGKISPEVRLPLAPLSEPNREKLRGILADYGLIG from the coding sequence AGAACGGGTCGCTGGACCTGGACGGCCTGGCTGGCCTGGTCGAATGGCAGATCAGCAGCGGGTCCCATGGCGTGTCGGTGCAGGGAACGACGGGCGAACCGGGTTCGCTGTCCCTCGAAGAGCGAAAGGAAGTGATCCGTGCCGCGGCCGCGGCCGTGGACGGAAGGGTACCCTTCGTACCGGGCAGCGCATCCACCAACCACGAGGAGTCCGTCGAGCTTTCCCGCTTCGCCCAGGCGAACGGCGCCGACGCCCTGCTCTTCATCGCGCCGTACTACAGCCGGCCGGGGCAGGAAGGGATCTTCCGTCATTTCGACGCGCTTGCCAAATGTGTGGACCTGCCGGTCATCCTGTACAACATCCCCGGTCGCACGGCCGTCAACATCGAGATCGATACCGTGGCGCGTCTGAAGGAGGCCAACGACAATCTCATCGGCGTCAAGGAGTCGAACAAGGATTTCGAGCACATCAACCGGCTCCTGCACCGCATGGGCCGGGACTTCCTCGTGTACTCGGGGATCGAACTGCTCTGCTATCCCATTCTGGCCATCGGCGGGGCGGGGTTCGTGAGCGCCACGGGCAACCTGATGCCGGCGGAAGTGGCGCGGCTGTACGACCTGGTCCAGGAGGGCAAGTGGCTGGAGGCGCGCGAACTCCATTACCACATGATGACGCTCAACGACGCCGTGTTCATGGAGATCAATCCCGTGCCGGTCAAGACGGCCCTGGGCATGATGGGCAAGATCAGTCCCGAGGTCAGGCTGCCCCTGGCCCCGTTGTCGGAACCGAACCGCGAGAAGCTGCGCGGGATCCTGGCGGACTACGGACTGATCGGCTAG